Genomic DNA from Halobaculum sp. CBA1158:
GTAGACGGCCGCGGCGGCGAGGCCGACGGGCGATTTGCCCGAGTGGACGCCCTTGTCCTTGGCGTTGCGCAGAAGCTGTTTCGCGCGCATCTCCGACTCCTCCGAGAGTTCAAGCGAGGAGGCGAACCGCGGGACGTACTGCTCGGGGTCGGCGGGCTTGACCTCGAGCTTCAGTTCACGGACGACGTAGCGGTACGTGCGCGCGACCTCGTCCTTCTCGACGCGCGATACGTCGCTGATCTCGTCGAGGCTGCGCGGGACGCCGGCCATCCGGGCGGCGGCGTACACGCAGGCGGTGGAGACGCCCTCGATGGAGCGGCCCGGCAGGAGGTCCTCGTCGAGCGCACGGCGGTAGATGACGGAGGCGGTCTCGCGGACGTTGTCCGGGAGCCCCAGCGCCGACGCCATGCGGTCGATCTCGCCGAGGGCCTGCTTGAGGTTGCGCTCCTTGGAGTCGCGGGTGCGGAAGCGCTCGTTCCACTTGCGCAGGCGGCGCATCTTCTGGCGCTGGCGCGCGCCCAGCGAGCGCCCGTAGGCGTCCTGGTCGCGCCAGTCGATGTTGGTCGACAGCCCCTTGTCGTGCATCGTGTTCGTGGTCGGGGCACCGACGCGGGACTTCTGGTCCTTCTCGGCGGCGTCGAAGGCGCGCCACTCGGGACCGCGGTCGACGGAGTCCTCCTCGATGACGAGGCCGCACTCCTCGCAGACGGTCTCGCCGTGTTCCTCGTCCTGGATGACGTTACCGGAGCACTCCGGACAGGCCAACTCGTCGCCGGACTGCCGTTCCTCTTCGGATTCGGATTCGTGTTCGTGTGCTGTTCGTCGTTCGCGCCCGGCGGGTCGGCGTCGGGTGTTGGTGTTCTCGCTCATTGCGTCTGAGGGGGCGTGAGCCCGAAACGGGATACAAAAAACCCCGGGTGACTCTGTGCTCAAAGGAAGTCCGATCAGTATATAAATCAAACGGTACGCGAGTGCGGTATGCCCCGCCGTACCGTGATCCGCAGATCGCCGGACGGGAGGCTTTTGTGTGGCGGGTTCTCACGGCCGATCGATGATGACCGACCGCGTCGTCTCGCTCGCGCCCAGCGCCACCGCGACGCTCTCTGCGCTCGGGGCCGGCGACGCGCTGGTCGGGGTGACTCACGCCTGCTCGGTGCCGTCGGGTGCCGACGATCCGACGGTCGTCGGGGGCTGGCCGAACCCCGACCTCGACGCGGTCGCGGGACTCGAGCCCGACGCCGTGTTGACCTGCGACGCGCTCCAGCGCGAGACCGTCGCGGCGTGTCGCGAGCGCGGCCTCCCCGTGACGCACGCGGAACCGACGCGGCTGGTCGACGTGTTCGCGTACGTCGAGTCGGTCGGCGCGGCCGTCGGCCGGTCGGCGGCCGGCGACGACCTGGCGGAGTCGTGTCGCGAGCGCGTCGACCGGGTGCGCCGCGCGGTGCCGGACGACCCCGAGGAGCGCCCGGTCGTCTACGCCGAGGAGTGGGGGGACCCCCCGATGGCCGCGGGCAACTGGGTGCCCGACGCGGTCGCGGCCGCGGGCGGTCGCTACCCGTTCGTCGACGCCGGCGATCGCTCGAGCGCGGTCGACGGGTCGACCGTCGAGCGCGCGGACCCGGACCACGCTGTCGTCCACTGGTGTGGCGACGGTGCGGTCGCGTCGCCGTCGGTGTTCGCCGACCGCGACTGGGACGTCGACGCCGCCGTCCACGTCGTCGACGACTCCCTGTTGAATCAGCCGAGTCCGCGACTGATCGACGGGATCGAGCGGCTCGCGGGGATCCTCCACGGGGTCGAGGTCGCGGCGGAGAAGTGAGACTCGTCGTCGGCTCGCGGACGCGATCGAGTGACGGCGGGAGACCTCGGGGGCGCGGGAAGCGAGAAACGGGAGGCGAGAAACGGGAAACGAGAATCGACGTTACAGGCTCAGCGAGTAGAGTCGCTTTCGCGCGTCGGTGAAGGAGAACCGGGAGTCGACGGCGTCGTGCTCCTCCAGACGCGACAGCGCGTAGCGGACGGTCCGCGGCGGGAGCAGCGTCTCCTCGGCGAGTTCGCTCTGACTGAGGGTGCCCTCGTACTCCAGCACCTTCGCGACTAGCTTCGCGCTCGGCGGGAGGTCGCGAACGCGTTCCCACCGGTCGGTCTGTGCGTCTCCCTCGCGAACGGCCTCAGCGTCGGATGCGCTCATCGTGTCTCCCACATTGGAATGCCGCTGGTTAATACTTACTATATTTTCGATTACTCACGAGCATCTAATCGACACGATCCTCACCCCGACCCGAAGTCTCTTGGTAGTGACCGCCCTAGCGTGGGCGATGACCGACACCGTTGACGACGTCGATCTTCCCTACGAGGAGGAGACGTCGCAGCAGGAGAAGATCGAGGCACTCCAGGAGCGCCTCGAGGTTCTCGAGTCCCAGAACGAGGAGATGCGCGACAAGCTCCTGGACGCGAACGCGGAGAACAACAAGTACCAACAGAAGCTCGAGCGGCTTACCCACGAGAACAAGAAGCTCAAGCAGTCGCCGCTGTTCGTCGCGACGGTCCAGGAACTGACCGACGACGGCGTCGTGATCAAACAGCACGGCAACAATCAGGAGGCGCTGACCGAGGTCACCGACTCGATGCGCGAGGACCTCGACCCCGACGACCGCGTCGCGGTCAACAACTCCCTGTCCGTCGTGAAGAAGCTGGAGAAGGAGACGGACGTGCGCGCCCGAGTCATGCAGGTCGAGCACTCGCCGGACGTGACCTACGAAGACATCGGCGGGCTCGACGAGCAGATGAACGAGGTGCGCGAGACCGTCGAGATGCCGATGAAGAACCCCGACATGTTCACCGACGTCGGCATCCAGCCGCCGAGCGGCGTCCTGCTGCACGGGCCGCCCGGGACGGGCAAGACGATGCTCGCGAAGGCCGTCGCCAACGAGACCGACGCCACCTTCATCAAGATGGCCGGCTCCGAGCTCGTCCACAAGTTCATCGGCGAGGGCGCGAAGCTCGTGCGCGACCTGTTCGAGGTCGCCCGCGAGAACGAGCCCGCCGTCATCTTCATCGACGAGATCGACGCCATCGCCTCCAAGCGGACCGACTCGAAGACCTCCGGCGACGCGGAGGTCCAGCGCACGATGATGCAGCTGCTCTCGGAGATGGACGGCTTCGACGAGCGCGGGGAGATCCGCATCATCGCGGCGACGAACCGCTTCGACATGCTCGACCCCGCGATCTTGCGCCCCGGTCGCTTCGACCGCCTCATCGAGGTGCCCAAGCCGGAGGCCGAGGGTCGGGAGCTGATCTTCCGCATCCACACGCGCGACATGAACGTCGCCGACGACGTGGACTTCGCGGCCCTGGCCGAACTCACCGATGGAGCCTCCGGCGCGGACGTGAAGGCCGTCTGCACCGAGGCCGGGATGTTCGCCATCCGCGAGGACCGCACCGAGATCCGGATGACGGACTTCGAGAATGCCTGGGAGAAGGCCTCCCGGGAGGAGGGAAGCGACGCCGACGACTCGCTCGCGTTCGCCTGATCCGACGACTCGCTCCCACCGTTTCTCCCTCCTCGGTTTTTTCACCACGTTCCCGCCCCTCAGCGACGCCCAACGAGCGGCTTTTGTGCCGCGGCGGCACAGGGGAGGACATGACGCTGGAGGCCGCCGTCGCCGCCCCGTTTCGCGGCGCTGGCACCGACCGGATGGGCGAGGGCGAGTTCGTCGTCGCGCTCTCGCTGGACCGCGACTGGTTCTCGCCCGACCAGGCCAAGCGGCTCGTCGACATCGCGACCGGGCGCGGGCTGCTCGCGGAGGCCGACGGCGACCTCGTCGCGCAGTTCGACCCCGCCGAGGTGACGGTGCCGCCGGACTTCCGACCCGACGAGTCGGTCCTCGCCGAGCAGTCCACGTTCGAGAAGGCCGT
This window encodes:
- a CDS encoding transcription initiation factor IIB, which encodes MSENTNTRRRPAGRERRTAHEHESESEEERQSGDELACPECSGNVIQDEEHGETVCEECGLVIEEDSVDRGPEWRAFDAAEKDQKSRVGAPTTNTMHDKGLSTNIDWRDQDAYGRSLGARQRQKMRRLRKWNERFRTRDSKERNLKQALGEIDRMASALGLPDNVRETASVIYRRALDEDLLPGRSIEGVSTACVYAAARMAGVPRSLDEISDVSRVEKDEVARTYRYVVRELKLEVKPADPEQYVPRFASSLELSEESEMRAKQLLRNAKDKGVHSGKSPVGLAAAAVYAAALLTNEKTTQAAVSEVADISEVTIRNRYHELLEAEDGLVA
- a CDS encoding cobalamin-binding protein; translation: MMTDRVVSLAPSATATLSALGAGDALVGVTHACSVPSGADDPTVVGGWPNPDLDAVAGLEPDAVLTCDALQRETVAACRERGLPVTHAEPTRLVDVFAYVESVGAAVGRSAAGDDLAESCRERVDRVRRAVPDDPEERPVVYAEEWGDPPMAAGNWVPDAVAAAGGRYPFVDAGDRSSAVDGSTVERADPDHAVVHWCGDGAVASPSVFADRDWDVDAAVHVVDDSLLNQPSPRLIDGIERLAGILHGVEVAAEK
- a CDS encoding DUF2240 family protein, which produces MTLEAAVAAPFRGAGTDRMGEGEFVVALSLDRDWFSPDQAKRLVDIATGRGLLAEADGDLVAQFDPAEVTVPPDFRPDESVLAEQSTFEKAVDALVAAGVEKREAVAAANERQREAGVTLETAAVLVARERGVAVEAVADEAREELVAEGEGIADDARPAAGEHAEGE
- a CDS encoding helix-turn-helix domain-containing protein — its product is MSASDAEAVREGDAQTDRWERVRDLPPSAKLVAKVLEYEGTLSQSELAEETLLPPRTVRYALSRLEEHDAVDSRFSFTDARKRLYSLSL
- a CDS encoding proteasome-activating nucleotidase translates to MTDTVDDVDLPYEEETSQQEKIEALQERLEVLESQNEEMRDKLLDANAENNKYQQKLERLTHENKKLKQSPLFVATVQELTDDGVVIKQHGNNQEALTEVTDSMREDLDPDDRVAVNNSLSVVKKLEKETDVRARVMQVEHSPDVTYEDIGGLDEQMNEVRETVEMPMKNPDMFTDVGIQPPSGVLLHGPPGTGKTMLAKAVANETDATFIKMAGSELVHKFIGEGAKLVRDLFEVARENEPAVIFIDEIDAIASKRTDSKTSGDAEVQRTMMQLLSEMDGFDERGEIRIIAATNRFDMLDPAILRPGRFDRLIEVPKPEAEGRELIFRIHTRDMNVADDVDFAALAELTDGASGADVKAVCTEAGMFAIREDRTEIRMTDFENAWEKASREEGSDADDSLAFA